From Rhodovastum atsumiense, a single genomic window includes:
- a CDS encoding MarR family winged helix-turn-helix transcriptional regulator: MTDTVLASPAAAGACLPEAPLVLDDMLCFALHSTAQAVGRANKPMLDRLGLTYPQYLVMIVLWAEDNRTVSAIGEKLFLDSGTLTPLLKRLEAAGFVTRARDAADERQVRIRLTERGRALRRQACGLKPAWHRQVFDDPEVSAELRRQILAFRDRVLACQGTE, from the coding sequence ATGACCGACACCGTCCTTGCCTCGCCCGCCGCCGCCGGGGCATGCCTGCCGGAGGCGCCGCTGGTGCTCGATGACATGCTCTGCTTTGCGCTGCATTCGACGGCGCAGGCGGTGGGGCGGGCGAACAAGCCGATGCTGGACCGGCTGGGCCTGACCTATCCGCAGTATCTGGTGATGATCGTGCTCTGGGCCGAGGACAACCGCACGGTCAGTGCGATCGGCGAGAAGCTGTTTCTCGATTCCGGCACGCTGACGCCGCTGTTGAAGCGGTTGGAGGCGGCGGGGTTCGTCACCCGGGCCCGCGACGCCGCCGACGAGCGGCAGGTGCGCATCCGCCTGACCGAGCGGGGGCGGGCGCTGCGCCGGCAGGCCTGCGGGCTCAAGCCGGCCTGGCACCGGCAGGTCTTCGACGATCCGGAGGTCTCGGCCGAGCTGCGCCGCCAGATCCTCGCCTTCCGCGACCGCGTCCTGGCCTGCCAGGGGACGGAGTAG
- a CDS encoding trypsin-like peptidase domain-containing protein: protein MSTRIIIQHQGGAKAHQIEQFPLQGGLELTIGRDPACNITFDPQRDDMVSRRHAAIRVSSGDPPGFRIVDLGSSNGTFVNGQRLQGEAELLPTDMVQLGVDGPCFLFDLDPRPTQVPARTRLIDLPAAKPTRITDSNPEPAEPPASSAMRSPPMTGPVPPARKGLGRETVEGMLTAQRRSTSRVWFYTVAGMLACFAVGGVVVYRSGQHAQKQVADGYRQTVTMIDAQNATINKIGEQYQKQKVMSPADIVDTYGNATVFIGVRWRLYDRETGKGLYHRYGCHKDYPALPCYVRLAEGNIVRWLTTEDEGHSNYEIGGAGEASGFVITEDGFILTNKHVAAAWMLPYADSSKAGLVVDEARPGKAFEFKPQVLQGLHPAWNPELGGVIFHHQGPMVVSGRRQRVFEGRNDRLEVRFPGSRLGIAARLVRASTDADVALIRIDPTQKLAKVELAPTDEVRKGTAVTVLGYPVASAKSIAEVRVFENGEFRSTYEIVPEPTVTPGTLSLVSVSREAPGVAGTTMVGGRVFNPMGPVYQLTAATSSGNSGGPVFDGSGKVIGMFTYGSSENEAVTFAVPIRYGRELLLLQRR from the coding sequence ATGTCGACGCGCATCATCATTCAGCACCAAGGCGGCGCCAAGGCTCACCAGATCGAGCAGTTCCCGTTGCAGGGCGGCCTGGAACTGACCATTGGCCGCGATCCAGCCTGCAACATCACCTTCGACCCGCAGCGCGACGACATGGTGAGCCGTCGCCATGCCGCCATCCGGGTGAGCAGTGGCGACCCACCCGGCTTTCGGATCGTCGACCTGGGCAGCAGTAACGGCACCTTCGTGAATGGCCAGCGCCTCCAGGGTGAGGCGGAGCTGCTGCCAACCGACATGGTGCAGCTCGGCGTGGACGGCCCATGCTTTCTGTTCGACCTCGATCCGCGACCGACCCAGGTGCCCGCACGCACCCGGCTGATCGACCTGCCGGCGGCGAAGCCGACGCGCATCACCGATTCCAATCCCGAACCTGCCGAGCCCCCGGCTTCGTCGGCGATGCGCTCCCCCCCGATGACCGGACCGGTGCCGCCGGCCAGGAAGGGGCTCGGGCGCGAGACGGTGGAGGGCATGCTGACGGCGCAACGCCGCAGCACCAGCCGTGTCTGGTTCTACACGGTCGCCGGCATGCTGGCGTGCTTCGCCGTGGGGGGGGTGGTCGTCTACAGATCGGGCCAACACGCGCAGAAGCAAGTGGCGGATGGATATCGCCAGACCGTCACGATGATCGACGCCCAGAATGCCACCATCAACAAGATAGGCGAGCAGTACCAAAAACAGAAGGTGATGTCGCCGGCCGATATCGTCGACACCTACGGCAATGCGACAGTGTTTATCGGGGTCCGCTGGCGTCTCTATGATCGCGAGACCGGCAAGGGGCTGTACCACCGCTACGGCTGCCACAAGGACTACCCGGCGTTGCCATGCTATGTCCGTCTCGCCGAGGGCAACATCGTGCGCTGGCTGACCACCGAGGACGAGGGGCACAGCAACTACGAGATCGGCGGGGCCGGCGAGGCCAGCGGCTTCGTCATCACCGAGGACGGGTTCATCCTGACCAACAAGCACGTCGCCGCGGCCTGGATGCTGCCCTATGCGGATTCCTCCAAGGCAGGACTCGTGGTCGATGAGGCACGGCCAGGCAAGGCCTTCGAGTTCAAGCCCCAGGTGCTCCAGGGCCTGCACCCGGCCTGGAATCCCGAGTTGGGCGGCGTGATCTTCCATCACCAGGGGCCGATGGTGGTGAGCGGGCGGCGGCAGCGTGTCTTCGAGGGACGCAACGACCGGCTGGAGGTCCGCTTCCCCGGCAGCCGTCTCGGGATAGCAGCTCGCCTCGTGCGCGCTTCCACCGATGCCGACGTCGCTCTGATCCGGATCGACCCGACGCAAAAGCTGGCGAAAGTCGAGCTGGCGCCCACCGACGAGGTCCGCAAGGGCACTGCCGTCACCGTGCTCGGCTATCCCGTTGCCTCCGCGAAGAGCATCGCCGAGGTGCGCGTGTTCGAGAACGGGGAATTCCGCAGCACCTACGAGATCGTGCCGGAGCCGACGGTGACGCCCGGGACGCTTTCACTGGTGAGCGTGTCCCGGGAGGCCCCTGGCGTGGCCGGGACGACCATGGTGGGCGGCCGCGTGTTCAACCCCATGGGCCCGGTCTACCAGCTCACTGCGGCGACCTCATCAGGCAACAGCGGCGGACCGGTGTTCGATGGCTCCGGCAAGGTCATCGGCATGTTCACCTACGGCAGCAGCGAGAACGAGGCGGTCACCTTCGCCGTGCCGATCCGCTATGGCCGCGAGTTGCTGTTGCTGCAGCGCCGCTGA
- a CDS encoding PP2C family protein-serine/threonine phosphatase codes for MTAVRRFLRTLAPAGTATAARLAVTGAMRSHPGRTRGTNEDAMLFDLPSPSTPQARRGALLLVADGMGGHAAGEVASALAARTVHRLFYAAEGPVPDVLGQCFVAANDAIRRHARGAPECKGMGTTCTVLAIRQDRAWLGHVGDSRAYLLRDGTLSQLSEDHTLVAELVRLGRLTAAQAAASPERNVLVRALGTRPVVAPLVWAEGLALRPGDRLVLCSDGLHDLVDAAEIVRSVGRLAPDAACEALVEAALREGGHDNISVGVFAVEEAAERPVPAVCGRPTRRIAP; via the coding sequence ATGACCGCAGTGCGCCGGTTCCTGCGCACCCTGGCGCCGGCTGGCACCGCCACGGCGGCACGGCTGGCCGTGACCGGGGCAATGCGCAGCCACCCTGGCCGGACGCGCGGCACCAACGAGGACGCGATGTTGTTCGATCTGCCGTCCCCGTCCACCCCGCAGGCGCGGCGCGGCGCGCTGCTGCTGGTCGCCGATGGCATGGGCGGGCACGCCGCCGGCGAGGTGGCCAGCGCGCTGGCGGCCCGGACCGTGCACCGCCTGTTCTATGCCGCCGAAGGCCCGGTCCCGGACGTGCTGGGCCAGTGCTTCGTCGCCGCCAACGACGCCATTCGCCGGCATGCCCGCGGCGCGCCGGAATGCAAGGGCATGGGCACCACCTGCACCGTGCTGGCGATCCGCCAGGACCGCGCCTGGCTTGGCCATGTCGGCGACAGCCGCGCCTATTTGCTGCGCGACGGCACGCTCAGCCAGCTCAGCGAGGACCACACGCTGGTGGCCGAGCTGGTGCGCCTGGGCCGCCTGACCGCCGCGCAGGCCGCCGCCAGCCCGGAGCGCAACGTGCTGGTGCGCGCGCTCGGCACGCGACCGGTGGTGGCGCCGCTGGTGTGGGCCGAGGGGCTGGCGCTGCGGCCGGGCGATCGGCTGGTGCTGTGCTCGGACGGGCTGCACGACCTGGTTGACGCGGCGGAGATCGTCCGGTCCGTCGGCCGGCTTGCCCCCGATGCGGCCTGCGAGGCGCTGGTGGAGGCCGCCCTGCGTGAAGGTGGCCACGACAATATTTCGGTTGGCGTCTTCGCCGTCGAGGAAGCCGCCGAGCGGCCCGTGCCCGCCGTCTGCGGACGGCCGACCCGCCGGATTGCCCCTTGA
- a CDS encoding MarR family winged helix-turn-helix transcriptional regulator, whose protein sequence is MSQTVLASPAAAGACPPEAPLVLDDMLCFALHSTAQAVGRANKPMLDRLGLTYPQYLVMIVLWAEDNRTVSAIGEKLFLDSGTLTPLLKRLEAAGFVTRARDAADERQVRIRLTEQGRALRRQACGLKPAWHRQVFDDPEASAELRRQILALRDRVLACQAV, encoded by the coding sequence ATGTCCCAGACCGTCCTTGCCTCGCCCGCCGCCGCCGGGGCATGCCCGCCGGAGGCGCCGCTGGTGCTTGATGACATGCTCTGCTTTGCGCTGCATTCCACCGCGCAGGCGGTGGGGCGGGCGAACAAGCCGATGCTGGACCGGCTGGGCCTGACCTATCCGCAGTATCTGGTGATGATCGTGCTCTGGGCCGAGGACAACCGCACGGTCAGTGCGATCGGCGAGAAGCTGTTTCTCGATTCCGGCACGCTGACGCCGCTGTTGAAGCGGCTGGAGGCGGCGGGGTTCGTCACCCGGGCCCGCGACGCCGCCGACGAGCGGCAGGTGCGCATCCGTCTGACCGAGCAGGGGCGGGCGCTGCGCCGGCAGGCCTGCGGGCTCAAGCCGGCCTGGCACCGGCAGGTCTTCGACGATCCGGAGGCCTCGGCCGAATTGCGCCGCCAGATCCTGGCCCTCCGCGACCGTGTCCTGGCCTGCCAGGCAGTGTAG
- a CDS encoding PAS domain S-box protein: MPSIQARLLLVALAALIPAIAFQAWTESEARAVRQRLIEDEALRLVRLVGAEQQRIVEGASQMLGAIGSMPDIQDRHPEACRRFLTTLLRQQQRYGDVAMLDRHGGVLCAAGPPPGPASQDHIRRALDGDGLAIGEYAATGSAGPPGLHLARAFRDQDGAVAGVAVVGLNLDWLGQQLSRLALPPGAGVVVADRTGTVLARGGVAPYAVGAPIPAGIRFMLQGDAERVVSWQEGAGSPRMIGYSPLGTAPRDLLVMVGLDQEASFATLRQADRFGLLLIVASSALAVGILALLGTVLLRRPVNQLLQVADAWRGGNFAVRTGLPHHRSGFGQLARAFDAMAEATQARERAVRESEARFRALAEAVPSMLFETDAAGTSTWKSRAWLDYVGMTATEAAGSGWTACIHPDDLPGLVPTWQAAVRTGRGYVHRHRIRRASDGAWRWHLARAVPARDADGTVLRWLGAVTDVHDLVEAQAALHERNEILQLFAERAPAGIAMFDTAMRHLAVSRRFLHNHWPDADIPPPQTVIGRSHYEVFPWIPEHWREAHRRVLAGETLSAEEQCFTGADGRTEWGRWEMTPWYRADGGIGGAVLFTEVVTQRRQAEAALRESEQRFRQIADAAPVMIWISDTTGDCTWFNRPWLAFTGRTMEQELGDGWADGVHPEDRDVCLAVYRDAVARRTSFRMEYRLRRADGKWRIVDDTGVTRLGEDGAFLGHIGSLVDVTEARRAEAALRQTNESLEARIAARTLELQAANHQLAARIAEREQVAAELRRTSALLRAIGTCAPDLMYAKDLDGCYLFANPAALDVYGRPAGAVLGHTDLQWHHDPLEATALMRNDRWVLRSGRTQIIEESFASPGRATRLYRSAKAPLRLDDGTVIGIVGVSGDITQIKATEAALRRSEERFRAIFEQAAVGMAVIGLDGRWLQVNDKLCAITGYSREEFATLTVRAITHPDDIPQTVALKEQLVAGTIALHQLEKRYRRKDGSHVWINGSAALLRDAEGRPEALVAVIEDITERRRAEAALRQAQKMEALGNIAGGIAHDFNNLLAVIISHIELLEIEDSPASRHDLAAEMLRAAMTGAELTHRLLAFARVQPLRTECIATAEAIGSIARLLRRVLGDHISLSLDLAPGLWPILADRAELETCLLNLATNARDAMPEGGRLRLAAANARLGAEDPAREAALPPGDYVRLAVADSGQGMDAALLGRIFDPFFTTKGLAQGTGLGLSTVFGFIRQLGGHIAVASAPGEGTTFTLFIPRADEPAPPRAGHAAQAGLPAGRGETILVVEDNAALRRIAVRHLEALNYAVLEAADGPSALALLRRRDVALLFSDVALPNGMTGIALARQAQAAVPSLRVLLTSGFPGTAGPGMAGTASTGFPLLAKPYRLAALAEAVDAALQGSSATKLRMGT; the protein is encoded by the coding sequence ATGCCAAGCATCCAGGCCCGGCTGTTACTGGTCGCCCTCGCAGCCCTGATTCCGGCCATCGCTTTCCAGGCATGGACCGAAAGCGAGGCGCGTGCCGTCCGGCAACGGTTGATCGAAGACGAGGCATTGCGCCTGGTGCGTCTGGTCGGTGCCGAACAACAGCGGATCGTCGAGGGCGCAAGCCAGATGCTGGGTGCGATCGGCAGCATGCCCGACATCCAGGACCGCCATCCGGAGGCATGCCGGCGTTTCCTGACCACCCTGCTCCGCCAGCAGCAGCGCTACGGCGATGTCGCCATGCTTGACCGCCACGGCGGCGTGCTCTGCGCCGCCGGGCCGCCCCCCGGCCCCGCCAGCCAGGACCATATCCGCCGCGCCCTGGACGGGGACGGACTCGCCATCGGCGAATATGCCGCGACGGGAAGCGCCGGGCCGCCGGGCCTGCACCTGGCCAGGGCGTTCAGGGACCAGGACGGGGCGGTCGCGGGGGTGGCCGTGGTCGGGCTCAACCTCGACTGGCTGGGGCAACAGTTGAGCCGCCTTGCCCTGCCGCCGGGGGCTGGCGTGGTGGTCGCCGACCGCACCGGCACCGTGCTGGCGCGCGGCGGCGTGGCGCCGTACGCGGTGGGCGCGCCGATCCCGGCCGGGATCCGTTTCATGCTGCAGGGGGATGCGGAACGGGTGGTGTCGTGGCAGGAGGGCGCCGGCAGCCCGCGCATGATCGGCTATTCGCCGCTCGGCACCGCCCCGCGGGACCTGCTGGTCATGGTCGGGCTCGACCAGGAGGCCAGCTTCGCCACGCTGCGGCAGGCCGACCGCTTCGGCCTGCTGCTGATCGTCGCCAGCTCCGCCCTGGCCGTGGGCATCCTCGCCCTGCTCGGCACCGTTCTGCTCCGCCGCCCGGTCAACCAGCTGCTGCAGGTGGCCGATGCCTGGCGCGGCGGCAATTTTGCCGTGCGCACCGGGCTGCCGCACCACCGCTCCGGTTTCGGGCAGCTGGCGCGGGCCTTCGATGCCATGGCCGAGGCCACCCAGGCGCGGGAGCGGGCGGTGCGCGAGAGCGAGGCCCGGTTCCGCGCCCTCGCCGAGGCGGTGCCGAGCATGCTGTTCGAAACCGACGCCGCCGGCACCAGCACATGGAAGAGCCGGGCCTGGCTGGACTATGTCGGCATGACCGCGACGGAGGCGGCCGGCAGCGGCTGGACCGCCTGCATCCATCCCGATGACCTGCCCGGACTGGTGCCGACATGGCAGGCGGCGGTGCGGACCGGCCGGGGCTATGTCCACCGCCACCGCATCCGCCGCGCCAGCGACGGCGCCTGGCGATGGCACCTCGCCCGCGCCGTCCCGGCGCGCGACGCGGACGGGACGGTGCTGCGCTGGCTCGGCGCGGTCACCGACGTGCACGACCTGGTCGAGGCGCAGGCCGCCCTGCACGAGCGCAACGAGATCCTGCAGCTCTTCGCCGAGCGTGCCCCGGCCGGCATCGCCATGTTCGACACCGCGATGCGCCACCTCGCGGTCAGCCGCCGCTTCCTGCACAACCACTGGCCCGACGCGGACATCCCCCCGCCGCAGACGGTGATCGGCCGCAGCCACTACGAGGTGTTCCCCTGGATTCCCGAGCACTGGCGCGAGGCGCATCGCCGCGTGCTGGCCGGGGAGACGCTCTCGGCCGAGGAGCAGTGCTTCACCGGTGCCGATGGGCGAACCGAATGGGGGCGCTGGGAAATGACGCCGTGGTACCGCGCCGATGGCGGGATCGGCGGGGCGGTGCTGTTCACCGAGGTGGTGACCCAGCGCCGGCAGGCCGAGGCGGCGCTGCGCGAAAGCGAGCAGCGCTTCCGCCAGATCGCCGACGCGGCGCCGGTGATGATCTGGATCTCCGACACCACCGGCGACTGCACCTGGTTCAACCGGCCCTGGCTTGCCTTCACCGGCCGCACCATGGAACAGGAACTGGGCGATGGCTGGGCGGACGGGGTCCATCCCGAGGACCGCGACGTCTGCCTTGCGGTCTACCGGGACGCCGTCGCACGGCGGACATCCTTCCGGATGGAGTACCGGCTACGGCGCGCCGACGGGAAATGGCGGATCGTCGACGACACCGGGGTTACCCGCCTGGGCGAGGACGGCGCCTTCCTCGGCCATATCGGCTCGCTGGTGGATGTCACGGAGGCGCGGCGGGCCGAGGCAGCGCTGCGCCAGACCAATGAAAGCCTGGAAGCGCGGATCGCGGCGCGCACCCTGGAACTGCAGGCCGCCAACCACCAGCTCGCCGCGCGCATCGCCGAGCGCGAGCAGGTCGCGGCGGAGCTGCGCCGCACCAGCGCGTTGCTGCGCGCCATCGGCACCTGCGCGCCGGACCTGATGTACGCGAAGGACCTCGACGGCTGCTATCTCTTCGCCAATCCCGCCGCCCTGGACGTCTATGGCCGGCCGGCCGGGGCGGTGCTCGGCCACACCGACCTGCAATGGCACCACGACCCCCTCGAGGCCACCGCGCTGATGCGCAACGACCGATGGGTGCTCCGCAGCGGGCGCACGCAGATCATCGAGGAATCCTTCGCCTCCCCCGGCCGGGCCACGCGGCTCTACCGCTCGGCCAAGGCACCGCTGCGCCTGGACGACGGTACGGTGATCGGCATCGTCGGCGTCTCCGGCGACATCACCCAGATCAAGGCGACCGAGGCGGCGCTGCGGCGGAGCGAGGAGCGGTTCCGCGCCATCTTCGAGCAGGCCGCGGTCGGCATGGCCGTGATCGGGCTGGACGGCAGGTGGCTGCAGGTCAACGACAAGCTCTGCGCCATCACCGGCTATTCACGGGAGGAATTCGCGACGCTGACCGTGCGCGCGATCACCCATCCCGACGACATCCCGCAGACGGTGGCGCTGAAGGAGCAACTGGTGGCGGGCACGATCGCGCTGCACCAGTTGGAGAAGCGCTACCGCCGCAAAGACGGCAGCCATGTCTGGATCAACGGCTCGGCGGCGCTGCTGCGCGACGCCGAGGGGCGGCCGGAAGCGCTGGTCGCCGTCATCGAGGACATCACCGAGCGCCGGCGCGCCGAGGCGGCGCTGCGGCAGGCGCAGAAGATGGAGGCGCTCGGCAACATCGCCGGCGGCATCGCCCACGACTTCAACAACCTTCTCGCCGTCATCATCAGCCATATCGAGCTGCTGGAGATCGAGGACTCCCCGGCGTCCCGCCATGACCTGGCCGCGGAGATGCTGCGGGCGGCGATGACCGGTGCCGAGCTGACCCACCGCCTGCTCGCCTTCGCCCGGGTGCAGCCGCTGCGCACCGAATGCATCGCCACCGCCGAGGCGATCGGCTCCATCGCGCGGCTGCTGCGGCGCGTGCTCGGCGACCATATCAGCCTCTCGCTCGATCTCGCGCCCGGGCTGTGGCCGATCCTGGCCGACCGGGCGGAGCTGGAGACCTGCCTGCTCAACCTCGCCACCAATGCCCGCGACGCCATGCCCGAAGGCGGCCGGCTGCGCCTGGCCGCGGCCAATGCCAGGCTGGGCGCGGAGGATCCGGCGCGCGAGGCGGCGCTGCCGCCGGGCGACTACGTGCGGCTCGCCGTGGCCGACAGCGGCCAGGGCATGGATGCGGCCCTGCTCGGGCGCATCTTCGATCCCTTCTTCACCACCAAGGGGCTGGCGCAGGGCACCGGGCTGGGCCTCTCCACGGTGTTCGGCTTCATCCGCCAGCTCGGCGGCCACATCGCCGTCGCCTCCGCCCCGGGCGAGGGCACCACCTTCACCCTGTTCATCCCGCGCGCCGACGAGCCCGCCCCGCCCCGCGCCGGGCACGCGGCCCAGGCCGGCCTGCCCGCCGGGCGGGGCGAGACCATCCTGGTGGTCGAGGACAACGCGGCGCTGCGCCGGATCGCCGTGCGCCACCTGGAAGCGCTGAACTACGCCGTGCTGGAAGCCGCCGACGGCCCCTCGGCGCTGGCGCTGCTGCGGCGGCGGGACGTGGCGCTGTTGTTCTCCGACGTGGCCCTGCCCAATGGCATGACCGGCATCGCCCTGGCCCGGCAGGCGCAGGCCGCCGTCCCGTCGCTCAGGGTGCTGCTCACCTCCGGCTTCCCGGGCACGGCCGGGCCGGGCATGGCGGGCACCGCCTCGACCGGCTTCCCCCTGCTGGCCAAGCCCTATCGCCTCGCCGCCCTGGCGGAGGCCGTGGATGCGGCGCTGCAGGGAAGCAGCGCGACGAAACTGCGCATGGGGACCTGA
- a CDS encoding serine/threonine-protein kinase — translation MTTAAIPATIGPFRIRQLLGSGGFGHVYAAVDPDLGRWVAIKALRPEIGGNKTLVERLRAEGVSLARLNHPNITTLYALQRDRRDLLFLVMELVKGRTLEDVLGQLGRLGVVETLAVVAQIAAGLGYAHRMGVIHRDIKPANLMLTDAGVVKIMDFGIARIRGTQRLTRAGLLGTYAYLAPEQFGRAEGSERSDLYSLACMVYEMLSGRIPFDAGSEAEIMRGHLELAPRPLRTWLPGLDPRIEAAVSRALAKNPAGRFPGVEAFSEALGAATLQQQAAEIVRQRIVAMLPAVSRPAVMAGATVSVATAAEPARAMESLRQALRDTGLRLPRAALLAGGALACLLAMAGVAVWELGGTGPTGVDASVVPSPDGPAAPWADPGAGAVLPFVPTIPVEARPVTGVFPPLPGGGGGTETSSVQPVALSRLATGSLSATTVSDEAWALRGAAERGEPGAMYALGLSYRGGHGVPQDPTTATEWFRRAAEHDHAAAMSQLAELYLAGDGVPASDTEARNWFEKAAAREDPAGMYGLGYMHEEGRGGLAKNEVAAVDWYRRAVAAGEPGAMVTLGRRYRIGRGVPKDYAQARTLYQQAADKGVPGAYIGLGLLYRDGQGVPCDLDMARHWFQKAADGGNPQEREQALRGLAQLSGRSCTR, via the coding sequence ATGACCACAGCCGCCATCCCCGCCACCATCGGTCCCTTCCGGATCCGGCAATTGTTGGGCTCGGGCGGATTCGGCCATGTCTACGCCGCCGTCGATCCCGATCTCGGGCGCTGGGTGGCGATCAAGGCGCTGCGGCCGGAAATCGGCGGCAACAAGACCCTGGTCGAGCGGCTACGCGCCGAAGGGGTCAGTCTGGCACGGCTCAACCACCCCAATATCACCACGCTGTACGCGTTGCAGCGGGACAGGCGCGACCTGTTGTTCCTGGTCATGGAGCTGGTGAAAGGCCGCACGCTGGAAGACGTGCTCGGGCAACTGGGCCGGCTGGGGGTGGTGGAGACATTGGCGGTGGTGGCGCAGATCGCGGCCGGGCTCGGCTACGCGCACCGCATGGGGGTGATCCATCGCGACATCAAGCCAGCCAACCTGATGCTCACCGACGCGGGTGTGGTCAAGATCATGGATTTCGGCATCGCCCGTATCCGTGGCACGCAGCGCCTGACCCGGGCCGGGCTGCTCGGTACATACGCCTATCTCGCCCCCGAACAGTTCGGCCGTGCCGAGGGCAGCGAGCGCAGCGATCTCTACAGCCTGGCCTGCATGGTCTACGAAATGCTCTCGGGCCGCATTCCCTTCGACGCCGGGAGCGAGGCGGAAATCATGCGCGGCCACCTGGAACTGGCACCACGGCCCTTGCGGACGTGGCTGCCGGGACTTGACCCGCGGATCGAGGCGGCTGTGTCGCGGGCGCTGGCGAAGAACCCGGCCGGGCGCTTCCCGGGCGTCGAGGCGTTCAGCGAGGCGTTGGGGGCGGCGACGTTGCAGCAGCAGGCGGCGGAGATTGTGCGCCAGCGGATCGTCGCCATGCTGCCGGCGGTTTCACGACCGGCCGTGATGGCCGGGGCGACCGTCTCCGTCGCGACCGCGGCTGAGCCGGCGCGGGCCATGGAATCGCTGCGGCAGGCGTTGCGTGACACCGGCCTGCGCCTGCCGCGGGCGGCGCTGCTGGCCGGCGGCGCCCTGGCCTGCCTCCTTGCCATGGCCGGCGTTGCGGTCTGGGAGCTTGGCGGCACCGGTCCGACCGGCGTCGACGCGTCTGTCGTGCCTTCGCCGGACGGTCCTGCCGCGCCGTGGGCGGACCCCGGGGCCGGGGCTGTGCTCCCCTTCGTGCCAACGATTCCCGTTGAAGCCCGGCCGGTGACCGGCGTGTTTCCGCCCTTGCCAGGGGGGGGCGGCGGCACGGAAACCTCGTCGGTGCAACCGGTCGCGTTGTCGCGGCTCGCCACCGGGTCCCTCTCCGCCACGACAGTCTCGGACGAGGCATGGGCCCTGCGTGGCGCGGCGGAGCGCGGCGAGCCCGGGGCGATGTACGCTCTGGGCCTGAGCTACAGGGGGGGGCATGGTGTGCCGCAGGATCCGACCACGGCCACCGAATGGTTCCGGCGTGCCGCGGAGCACGACCATGCCGCGGCAATGTCGCAACTGGCGGAGCTGTACCTGGCGGGGGATGGTGTGCCCGCCAGCGACACCGAGGCGCGGAACTGGTTCGAGAAAGCGGCCGCGCGCGAGGACCCTGCCGGCATGTACGGGCTCGGCTACATGCACGAGGAAGGCCGCGGCGGTCTTGCAAAGAACGAGGTGGCGGCAGTGGATTGGTATCGTCGTGCCGTGGCGGCGGGCGAGCCCGGCGCGATGGTCACCCTGGGCAGGCGCTATCGCATCGGCCGGGGAGTGCCGAAAGACTATGCCCAGGCCCGCACTCTCTACCAGCAGGCCGCCGACAAGGGCGTGCCCGGGGCCTATATCGGCCTGGGCCTGCTGTACCGGGACGGCCAGGGCGTGCCATGCGACCTCGACATGGCGCGGCACTGGTTCCAGAAGGCGGCTGACGGCGGCAATCCGCAGGAACGGGAACAGGCCTTGCGGGGGCTTGCCCAACTGTCCGGCCGAAGCTGCACGCGCTGA